A genomic segment from Chelonoidis abingdonii isolate Lonesome George chromosome 24, CheloAbing_2.0, whole genome shotgun sequence encodes:
- the SSNA1 gene encoding microtubule nucleation factor SSNA1: MTQQGAALQSYNNELVKCIEELCAKREELSQQIQKEEEEKNKLQNDIRLLTEKLARINESLARKMATRNEFEKTIAETEAAYTKILESSQTLLNVLKKEAGNLSRATELKSSITKES; encoded by the exons ATGACGCAGCAGGGGGCGGCGCTGCAGAGCTACAACAACGAGCTGGTGAAGt GTATCGAGGAGCTGTGCGCCAAGCGGGAGGAGCTGAGCCAGCAGAtccagaaggaggaggaggagaagaacaaGCTGCAAAATGACATCCGGCTCCTGACGGAGAAGCTGGCCCGCATCAACGAGAGCCTGGCTCGCAAGATGGCCACCCGCAACGAGTTTGAGAAAACCATTGCTGAGACCGAGGCTGCCTACACAAAG ATCCTGGAGAGTTCCCAGACGCTGCTCAATGTCCTGAAGAAGGAAGCTGGGAATCTGAGCAGAGCCACGGAACTGAAAAGTAGCATCACAAAGGAGAGCTGA